In Centropristis striata isolate RG_2023a ecotype Rhode Island chromosome 8, C.striata_1.0, whole genome shotgun sequence, the genomic window GGGTCTGGACCTGGACCAGCTGCTGGGTTCTGGTCCCTATAAGGAGGTTCTGTTGGTTCCTCATGGTTCTCCATGGTTCGTTAACAGGAACAGGGTCTGGACCTGGACCAGCTGCTGGGTTCTGGTACCTATAAGGAGGTTCTGTTGGTTTCCTAATGGTTCTCCATGGTTCCTCATGGTTCTCCATGGTTCTTTAACAGGTACAGGGTCTGGACCTGGACCAGCTGCTGGGTTCTGGTCCCTATAAGGAGGTTCTGTTGGTTCCTCATGGTTCTCTATGGTTCGTTAACAGGAACAGGGTCTGGACCTGGACCAGCTGCTGGGTTCTGGTCCCTATAAGGAACAGTTCCGGGCCCAGATGATCCTTTGGGGAGAAACTCGCCGCCGCCACGACCCCGGGTTCTTCTGTCGCCTAGCAACCAGAGGAGCCCGCCAACCCGTCTGGGTAGGTCCCGCCTCCCACAGATATCTATAGAAACACTAGATGGCTGTTACCAATGGAGACGACGTCCGGGCGTGGCGGCCATCTTGCCACAGGAAGCTCTCCCTCTCATGACAtcagtcatttaaataaacagattgattcattttaaactgattttaaaCGGTTTGTTTGTTATAAACCTCAGAGTTTTAGTTAGAGTCATTTTAACCATTGACTTTCATAAATAGACATGAAGCAGATAGCTataggcctacacacacacacaaggtagtTATATTGAaaaattttttatatataaaacatttaattattccatgtatattagtaatatttctattataatgataactataataacacataacattaacatttatgaatttattttcaatataaatatcTGTAATGTTGCCTTTCTGGATATGCGTTCtgtaaaatatattcatatgtataaatacatatacatggATATACATACATCCCGCCTCCTAACGGGGAGGAGCTATGCTAATGATGTCATACTGAGAGGGGCTCTGTGATTGGTCAGGTGGTGAGTGATGCGCGGCGGCGCTCCGACCTGAACTGGTTCCTGTCAGAGTTTCCTCAACAGACTCGAAGCGTCAGAGTTCAAAGTTCACAAGAGACACGACAGCAGAGGGGGTGGAGCTTCACCAcaggtacctgtctgtctctacctgtctgtctcacctgtctgtttcTACCtatctgtctcacctgtctgtctcacctgtctgtctctcacctgtctgtctcacctatctgtctcacctgtctgtctcacctatCTGTCTCTACCtatctgtctcacctgtctgtctcacctgtctgtctctcacctgtctgtctcacctatctgtctcacctgtctgtctcacctatctgtctcacctgtctgtctctacctgtctgtctcacctgtctgtttcTACCtatctgtctcacctgtctgtctctacctatctgtctcacctgtctgtctctacctgtctgtctctcacctgtctgtctctacctatctgtctcacctgtctgtctcacctgtctgtctctacctatctgtctcacctgtctgtctctacctgtctgtctctcacctgtctgtctcacctatctgtctcagctgtctgtctcacctatctgtctcacctgtctgtatCTACCCGTCTGTCTCTCAGGTGTGGACGATGCAGAGTCTGAGTGTGGGTTGGACAGCGGGGTTGAATTTGATTGGATTATCACTAACGAGGGCGACGCCCCCTCGTTAGAGGAGCAGCTGCAGCCAATCCTGAAGCTCGCTGAGGaagctgtgacatcatcactttgATAGTCGCTGATCaataatctgtttgtttttatctgattaATAAAGATTTCTTCACAGTACTTTGTAGTACAGTGTgtactttaatactttatacTTACCTGAAAACTTTATTGGTTACATTAAAGTACTGCAGTAATAATACTCATTAAAGTACTGCAGTAATAATACTCATTAAAGCACTGCAGTAATAATACTCATTAAAGTACTGCAGTAATAATACTCATTAAAGCACTGCAGTAATAATACTCATTAAAATACTGCAGTGATAATTATCCCGTGTGTTTCATaatataatgtgatatatatatattcttatatatatatatatatataaggaggattaaatgtttacagaaaatgaatgtTGTTATATTGTTGTAGTCATTTTTCACAAATGTGTCTGTTTAGCCGACTAATTATTAAGATTAATAAATCCTTTCTAACGTTAATATTAGTTCTAATTTAactaattattcatttttacactgtaacATAAGCacaatattcacttttttttaaaacattgtggCACAAGGAAGTCCTTCAGAATCATTCAAACAaaagtatttctacattgttgaattttaatcttttcatattttgtgttaGGATCCAAATTCAGGGGTGTCCTCATGATCCATAAGTGCTTTTCACtgataaaaaggtctaaaaccagatcaaacagtaaatctaaaggtctaaaaccagatcaaacagtaaatctaaaggtctaaaaccagatcaaacagtaaatctaaaggtctaaaaccagatcaaacagtaaatctaaaggtctaaaaccagatcaaacagtaaatctaaaggtctaaaaccagatcaaacagtaaatctaaaggtctaaaaccagatcaaacagtaaatctaaaggtctaaaaaccagatcaaacagtaaatctgaaggtctaaaaccagatcaaacagtaaatctaaaggtctaaaaccagatcaaacagtaaatctgaaggtcttaaaccagatcaaacagtaaatctaaaggtctaaaaccagatcaaacagtaaatctaaaggtctaaaaccagatcaaacagtaaatctaaaggtctaaaaccagatcaaacagtaaatctaaaggtctaaaaccagatcaaacagtaaatctgagggaaatgatcttgctgcatggacagataatttaccttgataagatttattaaatctagaaataagcatgttgaacacttaaaataagaaattaactcttaaaacaagatcagtTATCTAAAAGTtctaaatctgaagttttttttattaaataacttGCAGTGTTTTCACTGAATTGCAATTGAACTTCTGACCTTCAAACCTTCAAACCTCAGAAACACTGATGTTGAAATCTGATGTTGAAATAGCACAACTCACATCAGGACAAATCATGTTTCAAGTGATTATCAGTAACAACAGgacaacacatttaaacatgttatcagtaaattgacatttttaaagtgttgtAACTCTCCTGTGAGGACAATGATTGTCAGGAAGAAGACGCAGCTGCTTCAGACTGATTTTGATGCTTTAATCTGTGAATCACTGGGTGTTTACCTGCAGatgaccactagatgtcactgtCGCTCTTTGAGGCTTTCAAGTTTCAAATCTGTTTTCGATGAAGCCTCAAAAGCTTCACAAGGCTTCATCTGCCCATCTCTAGGGGACTATGGGAGCGATGGGTGTGGAGACCCGGCCTTCTGGAGTCTCTGGTGCTGAAGCGGGACCACCCGAGGACTCTCTGGTTCCTCTGGGAGACTTGGACGCTGACGGTGGACTCGGCGGTGGGAGTCTCCCAGGAGGATCTGGACTCCTGGCTACCACCCCCAACCCGGCCCATGACCCGACCCGGCCCATGACctgaccaggaccaggacccgACCCATGACCCGACCAGGACCATGACC contains:
- the pmvk gene encoding phosphomevalonate kinase, coding for MEEQVSEPKLVLVFSGKRKSGKDYVTDLIKNRLGADVCCILRLSGPLKHQYAQEQGLDLDQLLGSGPYKEQFRAQMILWGETRRRHDPGFFCRLATRGARQPVWVVSDARRRSDLNWFLSEFPQQTRSVRVQSSQETRQQRGWSFTTGVDDAESECGLDSGVEFDWIITNEGDAPSLEEQLQPILKLAEEAVTSSL